In one Alnus glutinosa chromosome 12, dhAlnGlut1.1, whole genome shotgun sequence genomic region, the following are encoded:
- the LOC133852065 gene encoding transcription factor PHYTOCHROME INTERACTING FACTOR-LIKE 15-like isoform X2, which produces MLESITRPRMRSSLATLASMHEDDFAELVWENGQILMRGISGRTQKGHSCSRTTSASSLYPSVAQAENGGNMHTKRARLETVCSISNDSTFSGFMGHRDSDLNFTNNNSDLHSFPELYRFNLDGSKRKSKSDDDDDDDEHPTDSQTVLEHDRPRSRQLDPSDSLMRSPRLNSSETQVSVSELHTSSLLDQRGSHPDKKTRAVNFSNLRPAAVFKANSQSSNVTRPTYGTVVSTRVDDQEFKGSKYESNTVEPTVIEPATTVSKSATALQNQPQADLIPSVGEIKESLPEAFGHMNHKSSDQQANTEAGKVPNINKFAEPAVASSSVRSLGASNDPTYSFRRTYEDTESSEYRSEDFTRNGEEPQGLIKQAFVRGGTSAKRSRTAQVHNLSERVDKASMLDEAIEYLKTLQLQLLIMSMGSGLCIPPMMLPTTMQNIMCAPLHLTHFSPMGCNPGQFPTSDLPGITGTRFQMLGFPMSVSHPPFVPFVGMPSTQSVAAPGIHGAEPPPLRNINQYDSNQK; this is translated from the exons ATGCTTGAATCAATTACACGACCAAGGATGAGGAGCAGTTTGGCTACTCTAGCTTCTAT GCATGAGGATGACTTTGCGGAGCTGGTGTGGGAAAATGGTCAGATTCTTATGCGAGGTATATCCGGTAGAACTCAAAAGGGTCATTCATGCAGTCGTACGACTAGTGCTTCTTCTTTGTACCCTTCCGTTGCTCAGGCAGAAAATGGAGGAAACATGCATACAAAGAGAGCAAGGTTAGAAACCGTGTGTTCGATTTCGAATGACTCCACTTTCTCAGGTTTCATGGGTCACAGGGATTCTGATCTCAACTTTACCAATAACAATTCTGATCTTCACTCTTTTCCCGAATTGTATCGATTCAATTTGGACGGCAGTAAGAGAAAGAGTAagagtgatgatgatgatgatgatgatgagcatCCCACAGATTCCCAGACGGTTCTAGAACATGACAGACCTAGGAGTCGTCAACTTGACCCATCAGATTCGCTCATGAGATCACCGAGACTGAATTCAAGCGAGACCCAAGTGTCAGTGAGTGAACTGCACACATCGAGCTTGCTGGATCAGCGTGGTTCACACCCTGATAAAAAGACTCGGGCAGTGAATTTCTCCAACTTAAGACCTGCGGCTGTTTTCAAAGCAAATAGTCAGAGCAGTAATGTAACAAGGCCGACATATGGTACAGTGGTTTCAACAAGAGTTGATGATCAGGAGTTTAAAGGTAGCAAATATGAGAGCAACACAGTTGAGCCAACGGTGATTGAACCAGCTACTACTGTTTCAAAAAGTGCCACAGCTCTTCAGAATCAACCACAAGCAGACCTAATACCATCTGTTGGGGAGATCAAGGAGTCACTCCCTGAAGCTTTTGGCCATATGAATCATAAATCTAGCGATCAACAAGCAAATACAGAAGCTGGAAAAGTACCCAATATCAACAAGTTTGCTGAGCCGGCCGTTGCATCTTCTTCAGTACGCTCGCTTGGAGCTTCGAATGACCCAACATATTCTTTTAGGAGGACATATGAGGACACTGAGTCGTCGGAATATCGCAGCGAAGATTTTACAAGG AACGGTGAAGAGCCTCAGGGTTTGATAAAACAAGCGTTTGTTCGTGGAGGTACAAGTGCCAAGAGAAGTCGAACTGCCCAAGTTCATAATTTGTCTGAAAGG GTGGATAAAGCTTCAATGCTGGATGAGGCCATTGAGTATTTGAAAACCCTTCAGCTTCAACTACTG ATTATGTCAATGGGAAGTGGCCTTTGTATACCGCCAATGATGTTACCTACTACGATGCAAAATATCATGTGTGCACCACTGCATTTGACACATTTCTCTCCCATGGGTTGCAACCCAGGACAGTTCCCTACCTCAGACCTGCCTGGGATCACAGGAACCAGATTTCAAATGCTTGGATTTCCCATGTCAGTTTCACATCCGCCCTTCGTTCCTTTTGTTGGAATGCCATCTACACAATCAGTTGCGGCGCCCGGCATCCATGGAGCTGAGCCGCCCCCCTTACGGAACATTAATCAGTACGATTCCAATCAGAAATGA
- the LOC133852065 gene encoding transcription factor PHYTOCHROME INTERACTING FACTOR-LIKE 15-like isoform X1 encodes MLESITRPRMRSSLATLASMHEDDFAELVWENGQILMRGISGRTQKGHSCSRTTSASSLYPSVAQAENGGNMHTKRARLETVCSISNDSTFSGFMGHRDSDLNFTNNNSDLHSFPELYRFNLDGSKRKSKSDDDDDDDEHPTDSQTVLEHDRPRSRQLDPSDSLMRSPRLNSSETQVSVSELHTSSLLDQRGSHPDKKTRAVNFSNLRPAAVFKANSQSSNVTRPTYGTVVSTRVDDQEFKGSKYESNTVEPTVIEPATTVSKSATALQNQPQADLIPSVGEIKESLPEAFGHMNHKSSDQQANTEAGKVPNINKFAEPAVASSSVRSLGASNDPTYSFRRTYEDTESSEYRSEDFTRNGEEPQGLIKQAFVRGGTSAKRSRTAQVHNLSERRRRVKINKKMRALKELIPNCNKVDKASMLDEAIEYLKTLQLQLLIMSMGSGLCIPPMMLPTTMQNIMCAPLHLTHFSPMGCNPGQFPTSDLPGITGTRFQMLGFPMSVSHPPFVPFVGMPSTQSVAAPGIHGAEPPPLRNINQYDSNQK; translated from the exons ATGCTTGAATCAATTACACGACCAAGGATGAGGAGCAGTTTGGCTACTCTAGCTTCTAT GCATGAGGATGACTTTGCGGAGCTGGTGTGGGAAAATGGTCAGATTCTTATGCGAGGTATATCCGGTAGAACTCAAAAGGGTCATTCATGCAGTCGTACGACTAGTGCTTCTTCTTTGTACCCTTCCGTTGCTCAGGCAGAAAATGGAGGAAACATGCATACAAAGAGAGCAAGGTTAGAAACCGTGTGTTCGATTTCGAATGACTCCACTTTCTCAGGTTTCATGGGTCACAGGGATTCTGATCTCAACTTTACCAATAACAATTCTGATCTTCACTCTTTTCCCGAATTGTATCGATTCAATTTGGACGGCAGTAAGAGAAAGAGTAagagtgatgatgatgatgatgatgatgagcatCCCACAGATTCCCAGACGGTTCTAGAACATGACAGACCTAGGAGTCGTCAACTTGACCCATCAGATTCGCTCATGAGATCACCGAGACTGAATTCAAGCGAGACCCAAGTGTCAGTGAGTGAACTGCACACATCGAGCTTGCTGGATCAGCGTGGTTCACACCCTGATAAAAAGACTCGGGCAGTGAATTTCTCCAACTTAAGACCTGCGGCTGTTTTCAAAGCAAATAGTCAGAGCAGTAATGTAACAAGGCCGACATATGGTACAGTGGTTTCAACAAGAGTTGATGATCAGGAGTTTAAAGGTAGCAAATATGAGAGCAACACAGTTGAGCCAACGGTGATTGAACCAGCTACTACTGTTTCAAAAAGTGCCACAGCTCTTCAGAATCAACCACAAGCAGACCTAATACCATCTGTTGGGGAGATCAAGGAGTCACTCCCTGAAGCTTTTGGCCATATGAATCATAAATCTAGCGATCAACAAGCAAATACAGAAGCTGGAAAAGTACCCAATATCAACAAGTTTGCTGAGCCGGCCGTTGCATCTTCTTCAGTACGCTCGCTTGGAGCTTCGAATGACCCAACATATTCTTTTAGGAGGACATATGAGGACACTGAGTCGTCGGAATATCGCAGCGAAGATTTTACAAGG AACGGTGAAGAGCCTCAGGGTTTGATAAAACAAGCGTTTGTTCGTGGAGGTACAAGTGCCAAGAGAAGTCGAACTGCCCAAGTTCATAATTTGTCTGAAAGG AGACGAAGagttaaaattaacaaaaagatgCGTGCTTTAAAAGAGCTCATACCTAATTGCAACAAG GTGGATAAAGCTTCAATGCTGGATGAGGCCATTGAGTATTTGAAAACCCTTCAGCTTCAACTACTG ATTATGTCAATGGGAAGTGGCCTTTGTATACCGCCAATGATGTTACCTACTACGATGCAAAATATCATGTGTGCACCACTGCATTTGACACATTTCTCTCCCATGGGTTGCAACCCAGGACAGTTCCCTACCTCAGACCTGCCTGGGATCACAGGAACCAGATTTCAAATGCTTGGATTTCCCATGTCAGTTTCACATCCGCCCTTCGTTCCTTTTGTTGGAATGCCATCTACACAATCAGTTGCGGCGCCCGGCATCCATGGAGCTGAGCCGCCCCCCTTACGGAACATTAATCAGTACGATTCCAATCAGAAATGA
- the LOC133883036 gene encoding uncharacterized protein LOC133883036: MESGTVGEFIRTEVGDWDDEAVGTARFKAFSGQKCDWESRYEFWKVLILKIARRFGLLVISPLDVKNNWFNRGGLTPLCLDQVLMEMYNEGEIVRVGDLLDPTSGSLSLLLRKVGRNLMRIRPTSTPSLQALSQDHLVLTTLLKEKAVQVVKHLCESHWTCSCVVTMSKFQDICGGPEEASAVLSHLSETGKARYLSVHKKEFLEGIKVSLSPAPVSKISNLDYDVLHLIWTTERLQQQLNVIDRRYEMSRKSALASLSSGNKKAALRHARELKLATEAREKCISLLSRVEEVLSVIANAESTKKVSEAILIGAQAVKDNRMSVEEVEFCLQELEESIESQKQVDKALESTPSYTDDIEDEDIEEEFKKLELEVGSGNLQVPSSKVGVDSAAGQAEALESAESLSAAMSNLKLTDNSPRESAIKNSMVPMRKNTSTNAELEAA; the protein is encoded by the exons ATGGAGAGCGGGACGGTGGGGGAATTCATAAGAACGGAGGTGGGCGACTGGGACGACGAAGCGGTGGGCACGGCCCGGTTCAAGGCATTTAGCGGACAGAAATGTGATTGGGAATCGAGATACGAATTCTGGAAGGTTCTGATTCTCAAAATTGCTCGCCGTTTCGGCCTTCTCGTCATCAGCCCTCTCGACGTGAAGAACAATTGGTTCAATCGCGGAGGCTTGACCCCTCTGTGCCTCGACCAGGTTTTG ATGGAAATGTACAATGAAGGGGAAATCGTACGAGTGGGCGATCTTTTGGACCCAACCAGTGGGTCACTGTCCCTTCTCTTGAGAAAGGTTGGACGAAACTTGATGCGTATTAGACCCACCTCCACACCATCCCTACAAGCTCTGTCACAAGATCACCTCGTACTCACCACACTCTTGAAG GAAAAAGCCGTGCAAGTTGTGAAACACTTGTGTGAAAGTCACTGGACCTGTTCGTGCGTTGTAACTATGAGCAAGTTCCAGGACATTTGTGGAGGTCCGGAGGAAGCATCCGCGGTCTTGTCTCACCTGTCCGAAACCGGGAAAGCACGCTACCTCTCAGTCCATAAAAAGGAATTCCTTGAG GGCATAAAAGTTTCCCTGTCACCAGCACCAGTTTCTAAGATTTCGAATTTGGATTATGATGTTCTACATTTGATTTGGACGACAGAGAGGCTTCAGCAACAACTTAATGTCATTGACCGACGTTATGAAAT GTCAAGAAAATCAGCATTAGCTTCCTTGAGTTCTGGGAACAAGAAAGCGGCACTTCGGCATGCAAGGGAGTTAAAACTAGCCACTGAGGCTAGAGAAAAATGTATATCACTTTTGAGCAGAGTGGAGGAAGTCCTTAGTGTTATTGCAAATGCTGAATCCACAAAAAAg GTCTCTGAAGCCATCCTGATTGGAGCTCAAGCAGTAAAGGACAATAGGATGAGCGTGGAGGAAGTTGAGTTTTGTCTACAAGAACTTGAGGAGAGCATTGAGTCACAAAAGCAAGTTGATAAAGCTCTTG AGTCAACTCCATCGTACACTGATGATATTGAAGATGAAGACATTGaagaagaattcaaaaaattggaGTTGGAAGTTGGAAGTGGAAACCTTCAAGTTCCGAGCTCCAAAGTCGGGGTTGATAGTGCAGCAGGACAAGCAGAGGCTTTAGAGTCTGCTGAATCTTTGAGCGCTGCAATGTCAAATCTCAAGCTTACAGATAATTCCCCCAGGGAGTCGGCAATTAAGAATAGTATGGTACCAATGAGAAAAAATACATCAACAAATGCTGAGCTTGAAGCTGCTTAG
- the LOC133851961 gene encoding putative pentatricopeptide repeat-containing protein At3g01580, whose amino-acid sequence MLSIARLSVSRETVFVQRPVQAPISLVLLNKLTSTVPPNPPPKLIGPTNQIIQFAPTHHQDTMPSSQLFNHRNLFSQLKSPPHLFEARRLHALLVVNGFFHPASTDRVFGSQLVNIYVNFGCFQGALLVFDKLPQKSNIAWNAILRGLVDRGQFSDAIQFYHLMLSQGIAPDNFTYPLVLKACSGLSALEEGRRVLEYIQFNETRHNIQRNIYVDCALIDMFAKCGSLNEARWLFEEMPRKDLASWSAITCGSVHNGEWLEALRLFKRMRLVGIWPDSVIVAAVLPACGRLETRHTGMAMHGCAIRSGFESDLFVSNALVDMYCKCGDTHDANCIFCKMEYRDAVSWGTLIAGYAQNCLYRESFELYLEMKSAGLRANAITAASTLPGLANLKLLKQGKEMHGYILKQGFESDAVVGSSLIDMYTKCGSMREAKHIFQMMSERDISIWNSLIVGYVSHGDTDSALRIFRQIWKTRQLRPNSITLVSILPLCTKMGTFTQGKEIHGYATKSSLVAVVSVGNSLIDVYCKCGYLELGIKVFNQMMVKNIVTYNTVISAHGIHGLGEEAFSFFEQMKEERIRPNKVSFIALLSACSHAGLIDKGWLLYNSIMADYRIQPEMEHYCCMVDLLGRAGNLDDALNFIKRMPVEPDINVLGSLLGACRVHNKLELAELLGKHILQKNLKDSGYYVLLANIYASTKRWKDVSEVRRVIKEKGLMKKPGSSWIQLGSCIHVFHSRGIMHPQLNKIQEILKRLLFEMKVEGYMPDQSFFSLDLAIDADE is encoded by the coding sequence ATGCTGTCCATAGCGAGGCTGTCAGTAAGCAGAGAAACTGTCTTTGTCCAACGACCGGTTCAAGCGCCAATATCACTTGTACTTCTCAACAAACTCACTTCAACTGTCCCCCCAAACCCACCTCCCAAGCTCATAGGCCCAACCAACCAAATCATCCAATTCGCTCCTACGCACCACCAAGACACCATGCCATCTTCACAACTCTTCAATCATCGAAACCTCTTCTCTCAACTCAAATCACCACCCCATCTTTTTGAAGCCAGAAGATTGCATGCTCTTCTCGTTGTTAATGGTTTCTTCCACCCCGCTAGTACTGATAGAGTGTTCGGTTCACAGCTTGTCAACATCTATGTCAACTTTGGCTGCTTCCAGGGAGCACTTCTTGTCTTTGACAAACTACCCCAGAAGAGTAATATTGCTTGGAATGCAATACTTAGAGGTTTGGTCGATAGGGGTCAGTTTTCTGATGCAATTCAGTTCTATCACTTGATGCTTAGTCAAGGCATAGCCCCTGATAATTTTACGTACCCACTTGTTCTTAAGGCTTGTTCTGGTTTATCTGCACTTGAAGAAGGAAGGAGGGTCCTAGAGTATATCCAATTCAATGAGACCCGCCATAATATACAGCGGAATATTTATGTTGACTGTGCTTTGATTGACATGTTTGCCAAGTGCGGCAGCTTAAACGAGGCACGGTGGTTGTTTGAAGAAATGCCCAGAAAGGATTTAGCTTCTTGGAGTGCAATAACATGTGGGAGTGTGCATAATGGGGAGTGGCTTGAGGCCTTGCGTCTGTTCAAAAGAATGAGATTAGTAGGGATATGGCCTGATTCAGTGATTGTGGCAGCTGTTCTTCCAGCATGTGGCAGACTGGAAACTAGGCATACGGGGATGGCTATGCATGGATGTGCTATAAGGAGCGGTTTTGAGAGTGATTTGTTTGTTTCAAATGCTTTGGTAGATATGTACTGTAAATGTGGAGACACCCATGATGCCAACTGTATATTCTGCAAAATGGAGTACCGGGATGCTGTCTCTTGGGGTACCTTGATCGCTGGTTATGCACAGAATTGCCTGTACCGTGAGAGTTTCGAACTTTATCTTGAGATGAAGAGTGCGGGCTTAAGAGCAAATGCAATAACTGCAGCAAGTACTCTTCCTGGATTGGCCAACCTCAAATTGTTAAAACAGGGAAAGGAGATGCACGGTTATATCCTAAAACAAGGGTTTGAATCTGATGCTGTTGTGGGGAGTTCATTAATTGACATGTACACTAAATGTGGGTCAATGAGAGAAGCAAAGCACATTTTTCAGATGATGTCCGAGAGGGACATCTCAATATGGAACTCATTGATTGTAGGCTATGTTTCACATGGTGATACTGATTCAGCACTAAGGATATTTCGACAAATCTGGAAAACCAGACAGCTGAGACCAAATTCTATTACCCTAGTTAGCATTCTTCCTTTATGCACCAAAATGGGCACTTTTACGCAGGGAAAAGAAATTCATGGCTATGCAACAAAAAGCAGTCTCGTTGCAGTAGTTTCTGTTGGAAATTCTCTGATTGATGTGTACTGCAAATGTGGGTACCTAGAACTCGGAATAAAGGTCTTTAATCAGATGATGGTAAAGAATATTGTGACTTATAACACAGTAATATCTGCTCATGGAATTCATGGACTTGGAGAAGaggctttttcattttttgagcAAATGAAGGAGGAAAGAATTAGGCCCAACAAAGTCTCTTTTATAGCACTCTTGTCAGCTTGTAGTCATGCAGGTCTAATTGACAAGGGTTGGTTATTATATAATTCTATTATGGCTGATTACCGTATCCAGCCAGAAATGGAACATTATTGTTGCATGGTTGACCTTCTTGGTAGAGCAGGAAACCTTGATGATGCCTTGAATTTTATCAAAAGAATGCCTGTGGAACCGGACATAAATGTTTTGGGAAGCTTACTCGGTGCTTGCAGAGTTCATAACAAGTTGGAGCTCGCTGAGCTTCTTGGGAAGCACATTCTCCAGAAAAATCTGAAAGATTCAGGCTACTATGTTCTTTTAGCCAATATATATGCCTCCACTAAGAGATGGAAGGATGTGTCAGAGGTCAGAAGAGTAATAAAAGAGAAGGGCTTGATGAAGAAACCTGGAAGTAGCTGGATACAGTTAGGTAGTTGTATTCACGTTTTTCATTCTAGAGGCATAATGCATCCACAGCTAAATAAGATCCAAGAGATTCTGAAGAGATTATTGTTTGAGATGAAGGTTGAAGGGTATATGCCGGACCAAAGTTTCTTTTCCCTTGATCTTGCAATAGATGCTGATGAGTGA